The Astatotilapia calliptera chromosome 2, fAstCal1.2, whole genome shotgun sequence genome includes a window with the following:
- the tbc1d9b gene encoding TBC1 domain family member 9B isoform X1, with protein MWIHPEEVLLAGALWVSERANPFFVLQRRRGHGRGGGLSGLLVGTLDVVLDSSARVAPYRILLQTADSQIYWNIACGSSRKEITEHWDWLEANLLQTISIFDNDEDITTFVKGKISGIIAEENRLKPGEEHEEDSGKFREAELKMRKLFGMPEEEKLVNYYSCSYWKGRVPRQGWLYLSVNHLCFYSFLLGKEVTLVVPWTEVTRLEKNATLLFPESVRVSTRDTEHFFSMFLNINDTFKLMEQLANIAMRQLLDNEAFAADLSLPKPSKTLKNVSALKRDLDARAKNERYRAMFRLTQEERLDGHTDCTLWTPFAKMHVVGQLFISNNYICFSSKEEDLCQLIIPLREVSIVEKADSSSVLPCPVSISTKNKMNFLFANLKDRDFLVQRISDFLQRTPDSSWGDTNPLSQISHSASSSVPPSSSPGSESVQKARHYHPGLPTAIQGLLQLYHRDDPEDLGPKAMREKMKEESWNIHFLEFGRGVCMYRTSRTRELVLNGIPERLRGELWLLFSGAQNEMATHPGYYGELVEQAMGLCSLATEEIERDLHRSMPEHRAFQNEMGIAALRRVLTAYAHRNPGIGYCQAMNIVTSVLLLYCTEEEAFWLLVALCERMLPDYYNTRVVGALVDQGVFEELTRSFLPLLYEHMQELGVISTISLSWFLTLFLSVMPFDSAVLLVDCFFYEGIKVIFQVALAVLHDNMDALLSCSDEGEAMTILGRYLDNVVNKQTVAPPIPHPHAQLTSGDEPSPEIDVFDLIKSSYEKFGSLRSDVIEQMRFKQRLKVIQSLEDTAKRSVVRAMMTESAFSIEELEELYCLFKSKHMTSCYWGSSSSAAERHDPSLPYLEQYRIDPLQFRQLFVSLAPWVCGGHNPTLSARLFRLLDQNQDGLVNFKEFITGLSGMYHGDMTEKLKLLYKLHLPPALCPEEAESALEATQFFTEEEPREASYFSDQNALRQQEVTPGEEPKDGDSEEKKEVKDYRYYLRMWAKEKETKRETIKDLPRMNQEQFIELCKTLYNMFSEEALEQQLYHAIATVASLLLRIGEVGKKFNNGTKKRETTPQTSLSAQTLPHSPQGEEEGPGHGASGESEVCRALADAQLEVVAPQMSDEETKDDASVSSYSVVSAGSLQCEDIAEDTVLIRGGEQRQGSVLDTDWSITFEQVLASMLTEPPLVDYFERKRDIQAKMAACKAQRAVERQISSASDHELTRHST; from the exons GTCTCCTGGTTGGGACTCTGGATGTGGTTCTGGACTCCAGTGCCCGGGTAGCACCATACAGGATCCTGCTGCAGACTGCGGACTCTCAGATCTACTGGAACATAGCTTGTG GTTCATCTAGGAAAGAGATCACTGAGCACTGGGATTGGCTGGAAGCCAATCTCCTCCAGACCATCTCCATCTTTGACAACGACGAAGACATCACCACCTTCGTCAAAGGAAAGATCTCT GGCATCATCGCGGAGGAGAACCGGTTAAAGCCCGGAGAGGAGCACGAGGAGGACAGCGGGAAGTTTCGGGAGGCAGAGTTGAAGATGAGGAAGCTGTTTGGCATGCCTGAGGAGGAGAAGCTGGTGAATTATTACTCCTGCAGCTACTGGAAGGGCCGAGTGCCACGACAGGGCTGGCTCTACCTGTCCGTCAACCACCTGTGCTTCTACTCCTTCCTGCTTGGAAAGGAAG tgaCTCTGGTGGTGCCATGGACCGAGGTGACGCGGCTGGAGAAGAACGCCACCCTGCTGTTTCCAGAGAGTGTCCGCGTGAGCACTCGCGACACCGAACATTTCTTCTCAATGTTTCTCAACATCAACGACACCTTCAAGTTGATGGAGCAACTCGCTAACATTGCCATGCGCCAGCTGCTCGACAACGAGGCATTTGCTGCCGACCTGTCGCTGCCCAAACCCAGCAAAACGTTGAAGAACGTCTCTGCGCTGAAGAG GGATCTGGACGCCCGAGCGAAGAACGAGCGATACCGGGCGATGTTTCGGCTGACGCAGGAGGAGCGGCTTGACGGACACACGGACTGCACCCTGTGGACGCCGTTCGCAAAGATGCATGTTGTCGGACAGCTCTTCATCTCCAACAACTACATCTGCTTCAGCAGCAAAGAGGAAGACCTGTGTCAGCTCATCATACCCCTCCGAGAG GTCTCCATTGTGGAGAAGGCGGACAGCAGCAGTGTCCTTCCCTGCCCTGTCTCCATCAGCACCAAGAACAAGATGAACTTCCTGTTTGCCAACCTCAAAGACAGGGACTTCCTGGTCCAACGTATTTCTGACTTCCTGCAGCGAACCCCAGACAGCTCGTGGGGTGACACCAACCCGCTGTCTCAGATTAGTCACTCG GCGTCCTCCTCCGTACCCCCATCTTCTTCTCCAGGTTCTGAGTCCGTTCAGAAGGCACGCCATTATCACCCTGGCCTACCCACAGCCATCCAGGGTCTCCTGCAGCTCTACCACCGAGACGACCCAGAGGACCTGGGACCCAAAGCC ATGAGGGAGAAGATGAAGGAGGAGTCATGGAACATCCATTTCTTAGAGTTTGGTCGAGGCGTCTGCATGTACCGGACTTCCAGAACCAGAGAACTGGTCCTCAATGGGATCCCAGAGCGCCTGAGAGGGGAGCTGTGGCTGCTGTTCTCTG GAGCGCAAAACGAGATGGCAACCCACCCTGGTTACTATGGTGAACTGGTGGAACAGGCCATGGGGCTATGCTCATTAGCTACTGAGGAGATTGAGCGCGACCTTCACCGCTCGATGCCTGAACACCGAGCCTTCCAGAATGAGATGGGCATTGCCGCCCTGCGCCGCGTCCTCACCGCATACGCCCACCGCAACCCGGGCATCGGATATTGCCAG GCAATGAACATCGTCACCTCTGTCCTGCTGCTCTACTGCACCGAGGAAGAGGCCTTCTGGCTGCTGGTGGCGCTGTGTGAGCGTATGCTGCCCGACTACTACAACACCCGAGTTGTAG GGGCGCTGGTGGATCAGGGGGTGTTTGAGGAGCTGACCCGGTCCTTCCTCCCCCTGCTCTATGAACACATGCAGGAGCTGGGGGTCATCTCCACCATCAGCCTGTCCTGGTTCCTCACCCTCTTCCTGTCTGTGATGCCCTTCGACAGCGCCGTCCTGTTGGTCGACTGCTTCTTCTATGAGGGCATCAAGGTCATCTTTCAG GTGGCGCTGGCTGTCCTCCATGACAACATGGATGCCCTGCTCTCCTGTAGCGACGAGGGAGAGGCCATGACCATCCTGGGCAG GTACCTGGATAATGTGGTCAATAAACAGACGGTGGCTCCGCCCATCCCTCACCCGCACGCCCAGCTGACAAGTGGAGACGAGCCGTCGCCTGAAATCGATGTCTTTGACCTCATAAAGTCATCGTACGAG AAGTTTGGCAGTCTGCGCTCTGATGTCATTGAGCAGATGAGGTTCAagcagaggttaaaggtcatcCAGTCCCTGGAGGACACTGCCAAGAGAAGTGTG gTGAGAGCGATGATGACGGAGTCAGCCTTCAGTATTGAAGAGCTGGAGGAGCTCTACTGTCTGTTCAAG TCCAAACACATGACCAGCTGTTACTGGGGTTCCAGCAGCTCTGCCGCTGAGCGTCACGATCCCAGCCTGCCGTACTTGGAGCAGTACCGCATCGACCCGCTTCAGTTCCGTCAGCTCTTCGTCTCGCTCGCTCCCTGGGTCTGCGGAGGGCACAACCCAACCCTGTCGGCCCGCCTCTTCAGGCTGCTGGACCAGAACCAGGATGGGCTAGTCAACTTTAAAGAGTTCATCACCGGACTGA GTGGGATGTATCACGGGGACATGACGGAAAAACTGAAGCTACTGTACAAGCTCCACCTACCTCCAG ctCTGTGTCCAGAGGAGGCGGAGTCTGCTCTAGAGGCCACGCAGTTCTTCACCGAGGAGGAACCtcgag AAGCTTCCTACTTCTCTGATCAGAATGCATTGCGGCAGCAGGAAGTGACACCAG GTGAGGAGCCAAAAGATGGAGACAGTGAGGAGAAAAAAG AGGTGAAGGACTACAGGTACTACCTGAGGATGTGGGCCAAGGAGAAGGAGACCAAGAGAGAGACCATCAAAGACCTGCCGAGGATGAACCAG GAGCAGTTCATTGAGTTGTGTAAAACTCTGTACAACATGTTCAGCGAGGAGGCTCTTGAGCAGCAGCTCTATCACGCCATCGCCACGGTTGCCAGTTTGCTACTGCGCATCGGTGAAGTGGGCAAGAAGTTCAACAACGGCACCAAGAAGCGCGAGACCACGCCACAGACCTCGCTCTCTGCTCAGACGTTGCCCCACAGCCCtcagggggaggaggaggggcctGGTCACGGGGCGTCTGGTGAGTCCGAAGTGTGCCGAGCTCTGGCTGACGCCCAGCTGGAGGTGGTGGCGCCTCAGATGTCCGACGAGGAAACAAAAGATGATGCGTCAGTGTCTTCATATTCGGTGGTGAGTGCCGGCTCGCTGCAGTGCGAGGATATCGCTGAGGACACGGTGCTGATCAGGGGCGGCGAGCAGAGGCAGGGTAGCGTGTTGGATACGGATTGGTCGATCACCTTTGAGCAGGTGTTGGCTTCGATGCTGACAGAGCCGCCGCTTGTCGACTACTTTGAAAGGAAGAGGGACATCCAGGCCAAAATGGCCGCCTGCAAGGCTCAGCGGGCAGTGGAGCGCCAGATAAGCTCCGCCTCCGACCATGAACTCACGCGGCATTCTACCTGA
- the tbc1d9b gene encoding TBC1 domain family member 9B isoform X3, producing the protein MWIHPEEVLLAGALWVSERANPFFVLQRRRGHGRGGGLSGLLVGTLDVVLDSSARVAPYRILLQTADSQIYWNIACGSSRKEITEHWDWLEANLLQTISIFDNDEDITTFVKGKISGIIAEENRLKPGEEHEEDSGKFREAELKMRKLFGMPEEEKLVNYYSCSYWKGRVPRQGWLYLSVNHLCFYSFLLGKEVTLVVPWTEVTRLEKNATLLFPESVRVSTRDTEHFFSMFLNINDTFKLMEQLANIAMRQLLDNEAFAADLSLPKPSKTLKNVSALKRDLDARAKNERYRAMFRLTQEERLDGHTDCTLWTPFAKMHVVGQLFISNNYICFSSKEEDLCQLIIPLREVSIVEKADSSSVLPCPVSISTKNKMNFLFANLKDRDFLVQRISDFLQRTPDSSWGDTNPLSQISHSASSSVPPSSSPGSESVQKARHYHPGLPTAIQGLLQLYHRDDPEDLGPKAMREKMKEESWNIHFLEFGRGVCMYRTSRTRELVLNGIPERLRGELWLLFSGAQNEMATHPGYYGELVEQAMGLCSLATEEIERDLHRSMPEHRAFQNEMGIAALRRVLTAYAHRNPGIGYCQAMNIVTSVLLLYCTEEEAFWLLVALCERMLPDYYNTRVVGALVDQGVFEELTRSFLPLLYEHMQELGVISTISLSWFLTLFLSVMPFDSAVLLVDCFFYEGIKVIFQVALAVLHDNMDALLSCSDEGEAMTILGRYLDNVVNKQTVAPPIPHPHAQLTSGDEPSPEIDVFDLIKSSYEKFGSLRSDVIEQMRFKQRLKVIQSLEDTAKRSVVRAMMTESAFSIEELEELYCLFKSKHMTSCYWGSSSSAAERHDPSLPYLEQYRIDPLQFRQLFVSLAPWVCGGHNPTLSARLFRLLDQNQDGLVNFKEFITGLSGMYHGDMTEKLKLLYKLHLPPALCPEEAESALEATQFFTEEEPRGEEPKDGDSEEKKEVKDYRYYLRMWAKEKETKRETIKDLPRMNQEQFIELCKTLYNMFSEEALEQQLYHAIATVASLLLRIGEVGKKFNNGTKKRETTPQTSLSAQTLPHSPQGEEEGPGHGASGESEVCRALADAQLEVVAPQMSDEETKDDASVSSYSVVSAGSLQCEDIAEDTVLIRGGEQRQGSVLDTDWSITFEQVLASMLTEPPLVDYFERKRDIQAKMAACKAQRAVERQISSASDHELTRHST; encoded by the exons GTCTCCTGGTTGGGACTCTGGATGTGGTTCTGGACTCCAGTGCCCGGGTAGCACCATACAGGATCCTGCTGCAGACTGCGGACTCTCAGATCTACTGGAACATAGCTTGTG GTTCATCTAGGAAAGAGATCACTGAGCACTGGGATTGGCTGGAAGCCAATCTCCTCCAGACCATCTCCATCTTTGACAACGACGAAGACATCACCACCTTCGTCAAAGGAAAGATCTCT GGCATCATCGCGGAGGAGAACCGGTTAAAGCCCGGAGAGGAGCACGAGGAGGACAGCGGGAAGTTTCGGGAGGCAGAGTTGAAGATGAGGAAGCTGTTTGGCATGCCTGAGGAGGAGAAGCTGGTGAATTATTACTCCTGCAGCTACTGGAAGGGCCGAGTGCCACGACAGGGCTGGCTCTACCTGTCCGTCAACCACCTGTGCTTCTACTCCTTCCTGCTTGGAAAGGAAG tgaCTCTGGTGGTGCCATGGACCGAGGTGACGCGGCTGGAGAAGAACGCCACCCTGCTGTTTCCAGAGAGTGTCCGCGTGAGCACTCGCGACACCGAACATTTCTTCTCAATGTTTCTCAACATCAACGACACCTTCAAGTTGATGGAGCAACTCGCTAACATTGCCATGCGCCAGCTGCTCGACAACGAGGCATTTGCTGCCGACCTGTCGCTGCCCAAACCCAGCAAAACGTTGAAGAACGTCTCTGCGCTGAAGAG GGATCTGGACGCCCGAGCGAAGAACGAGCGATACCGGGCGATGTTTCGGCTGACGCAGGAGGAGCGGCTTGACGGACACACGGACTGCACCCTGTGGACGCCGTTCGCAAAGATGCATGTTGTCGGACAGCTCTTCATCTCCAACAACTACATCTGCTTCAGCAGCAAAGAGGAAGACCTGTGTCAGCTCATCATACCCCTCCGAGAG GTCTCCATTGTGGAGAAGGCGGACAGCAGCAGTGTCCTTCCCTGCCCTGTCTCCATCAGCACCAAGAACAAGATGAACTTCCTGTTTGCCAACCTCAAAGACAGGGACTTCCTGGTCCAACGTATTTCTGACTTCCTGCAGCGAACCCCAGACAGCTCGTGGGGTGACACCAACCCGCTGTCTCAGATTAGTCACTCG GCGTCCTCCTCCGTACCCCCATCTTCTTCTCCAGGTTCTGAGTCCGTTCAGAAGGCACGCCATTATCACCCTGGCCTACCCACAGCCATCCAGGGTCTCCTGCAGCTCTACCACCGAGACGACCCAGAGGACCTGGGACCCAAAGCC ATGAGGGAGAAGATGAAGGAGGAGTCATGGAACATCCATTTCTTAGAGTTTGGTCGAGGCGTCTGCATGTACCGGACTTCCAGAACCAGAGAACTGGTCCTCAATGGGATCCCAGAGCGCCTGAGAGGGGAGCTGTGGCTGCTGTTCTCTG GAGCGCAAAACGAGATGGCAACCCACCCTGGTTACTATGGTGAACTGGTGGAACAGGCCATGGGGCTATGCTCATTAGCTACTGAGGAGATTGAGCGCGACCTTCACCGCTCGATGCCTGAACACCGAGCCTTCCAGAATGAGATGGGCATTGCCGCCCTGCGCCGCGTCCTCACCGCATACGCCCACCGCAACCCGGGCATCGGATATTGCCAG GCAATGAACATCGTCACCTCTGTCCTGCTGCTCTACTGCACCGAGGAAGAGGCCTTCTGGCTGCTGGTGGCGCTGTGTGAGCGTATGCTGCCCGACTACTACAACACCCGAGTTGTAG GGGCGCTGGTGGATCAGGGGGTGTTTGAGGAGCTGACCCGGTCCTTCCTCCCCCTGCTCTATGAACACATGCAGGAGCTGGGGGTCATCTCCACCATCAGCCTGTCCTGGTTCCTCACCCTCTTCCTGTCTGTGATGCCCTTCGACAGCGCCGTCCTGTTGGTCGACTGCTTCTTCTATGAGGGCATCAAGGTCATCTTTCAG GTGGCGCTGGCTGTCCTCCATGACAACATGGATGCCCTGCTCTCCTGTAGCGACGAGGGAGAGGCCATGACCATCCTGGGCAG GTACCTGGATAATGTGGTCAATAAACAGACGGTGGCTCCGCCCATCCCTCACCCGCACGCCCAGCTGACAAGTGGAGACGAGCCGTCGCCTGAAATCGATGTCTTTGACCTCATAAAGTCATCGTACGAG AAGTTTGGCAGTCTGCGCTCTGATGTCATTGAGCAGATGAGGTTCAagcagaggttaaaggtcatcCAGTCCCTGGAGGACACTGCCAAGAGAAGTGTG gTGAGAGCGATGATGACGGAGTCAGCCTTCAGTATTGAAGAGCTGGAGGAGCTCTACTGTCTGTTCAAG TCCAAACACATGACCAGCTGTTACTGGGGTTCCAGCAGCTCTGCCGCTGAGCGTCACGATCCCAGCCTGCCGTACTTGGAGCAGTACCGCATCGACCCGCTTCAGTTCCGTCAGCTCTTCGTCTCGCTCGCTCCCTGGGTCTGCGGAGGGCACAACCCAACCCTGTCGGCCCGCCTCTTCAGGCTGCTGGACCAGAACCAGGATGGGCTAGTCAACTTTAAAGAGTTCATCACCGGACTGA GTGGGATGTATCACGGGGACATGACGGAAAAACTGAAGCTACTGTACAAGCTCCACCTACCTCCAG ctCTGTGTCCAGAGGAGGCGGAGTCTGCTCTAGAGGCCACGCAGTTCTTCACCGAGGAGGAACCtcgag GTGAGGAGCCAAAAGATGGAGACAGTGAGGAGAAAAAAG AGGTGAAGGACTACAGGTACTACCTGAGGATGTGGGCCAAGGAGAAGGAGACCAAGAGAGAGACCATCAAAGACCTGCCGAGGATGAACCAG GAGCAGTTCATTGAGTTGTGTAAAACTCTGTACAACATGTTCAGCGAGGAGGCTCTTGAGCAGCAGCTCTATCACGCCATCGCCACGGTTGCCAGTTTGCTACTGCGCATCGGTGAAGTGGGCAAGAAGTTCAACAACGGCACCAAGAAGCGCGAGACCACGCCACAGACCTCGCTCTCTGCTCAGACGTTGCCCCACAGCCCtcagggggaggaggaggggcctGGTCACGGGGCGTCTGGTGAGTCCGAAGTGTGCCGAGCTCTGGCTGACGCCCAGCTGGAGGTGGTGGCGCCTCAGATGTCCGACGAGGAAACAAAAGATGATGCGTCAGTGTCTTCATATTCGGTGGTGAGTGCCGGCTCGCTGCAGTGCGAGGATATCGCTGAGGACACGGTGCTGATCAGGGGCGGCGAGCAGAGGCAGGGTAGCGTGTTGGATACGGATTGGTCGATCACCTTTGAGCAGGTGTTGGCTTCGATGCTGACAGAGCCGCCGCTTGTCGACTACTTTGAAAGGAAGAGGGACATCCAGGCCAAAATGGCCGCCTGCAAGGCTCAGCGGGCAGTGGAGCGCCAGATAAGCTCCGCCTCCGACCATGAACTCACGCGGCATTCTACCTGA
- the tbc1d9b gene encoding TBC1 domain family member 9B isoform X2, with protein MWIHPEEVLLAGALWVSERANPFFVLQRRRGHGRGGGLSGLLVGTLDVVLDSSARVAPYRILLQTADSQIYWNIACGSSRKEITEHWDWLEANLLQTISIFDNDEDITTFVKGKISGIIAEENRLKPGEEHEEDSGKFREAELKMRKLFGMPEEEKLVNYYSCSYWKGRVPRQGWLYLSVNHLCFYSFLLGKEVTLVVPWTEVTRLEKNATLLFPESVRVSTRDTEHFFSMFLNINDTFKLMEQLANIAMRQLLDNEAFAADLSLPKPSKTLKNVSALKRDLDARAKNERYRAMFRLTQEERLDGHTDCTLWTPFAKMHVVGQLFISNNYICFSSKEEDLCQLIIPLREVSIVEKADSSSVLPCPVSISTKNKMNFLFANLKDRDFLVQRISDFLQRTPDSSWGDTNPLSQISHSASSSVPPSSSPGSESVQKARHYHPGLPTAIQGLLQLYHRDDPEDLGPKAMREKMKEESWNIHFLEFGRGVCMYRTSRTRELVLNGIPERLRGELWLLFSGAQNEMATHPGYYGELVEQAMGLCSLATEEIERDLHRSMPEHRAFQNEMGIAALRRVLTAYAHRNPGIGYCQAMNIVTSVLLLYCTEEEAFWLLVALCERMLPDYYNTRVVGALVDQGVFEELTRSFLPLLYEHMQELGVISTISLSWFLTLFLSVMPFDSAVLLVDCFFYEGIKVIFQVALAVLHDNMDALLSCSDEGEAMTILGRYLDNVVNKQTVAPPIPHPHAQLTSGDEPSPEIDVFDLIKSSYEKFGSLRSDVIEQMRFKQRLKVIQSLEDTAKRSVVRAMMTESAFSIEELEELYCLFKSKHMTSCYWGSSSSAAERHDPSLPYLEQYRIDPLQFRQLFVSLAPWVCGGHNPTLSARLFRLLDQNQDGLVNFKEFITGLSGMYHGDMTEKLKLLYKLHLPPALCPEEAESALEATQFFTEEEPRASYFSDQNALRQQEVTPGEEPKDGDSEEKKEVKDYRYYLRMWAKEKETKRETIKDLPRMNQEQFIELCKTLYNMFSEEALEQQLYHAIATVASLLLRIGEVGKKFNNGTKKRETTPQTSLSAQTLPHSPQGEEEGPGHGASGESEVCRALADAQLEVVAPQMSDEETKDDASVSSYSVVSAGSLQCEDIAEDTVLIRGGEQRQGSVLDTDWSITFEQVLASMLTEPPLVDYFERKRDIQAKMAACKAQRAVERQISSASDHELTRHST; from the exons GTCTCCTGGTTGGGACTCTGGATGTGGTTCTGGACTCCAGTGCCCGGGTAGCACCATACAGGATCCTGCTGCAGACTGCGGACTCTCAGATCTACTGGAACATAGCTTGTG GTTCATCTAGGAAAGAGATCACTGAGCACTGGGATTGGCTGGAAGCCAATCTCCTCCAGACCATCTCCATCTTTGACAACGACGAAGACATCACCACCTTCGTCAAAGGAAAGATCTCT GGCATCATCGCGGAGGAGAACCGGTTAAAGCCCGGAGAGGAGCACGAGGAGGACAGCGGGAAGTTTCGGGAGGCAGAGTTGAAGATGAGGAAGCTGTTTGGCATGCCTGAGGAGGAGAAGCTGGTGAATTATTACTCCTGCAGCTACTGGAAGGGCCGAGTGCCACGACAGGGCTGGCTCTACCTGTCCGTCAACCACCTGTGCTTCTACTCCTTCCTGCTTGGAAAGGAAG tgaCTCTGGTGGTGCCATGGACCGAGGTGACGCGGCTGGAGAAGAACGCCACCCTGCTGTTTCCAGAGAGTGTCCGCGTGAGCACTCGCGACACCGAACATTTCTTCTCAATGTTTCTCAACATCAACGACACCTTCAAGTTGATGGAGCAACTCGCTAACATTGCCATGCGCCAGCTGCTCGACAACGAGGCATTTGCTGCCGACCTGTCGCTGCCCAAACCCAGCAAAACGTTGAAGAACGTCTCTGCGCTGAAGAG GGATCTGGACGCCCGAGCGAAGAACGAGCGATACCGGGCGATGTTTCGGCTGACGCAGGAGGAGCGGCTTGACGGACACACGGACTGCACCCTGTGGACGCCGTTCGCAAAGATGCATGTTGTCGGACAGCTCTTCATCTCCAACAACTACATCTGCTTCAGCAGCAAAGAGGAAGACCTGTGTCAGCTCATCATACCCCTCCGAGAG GTCTCCATTGTGGAGAAGGCGGACAGCAGCAGTGTCCTTCCCTGCCCTGTCTCCATCAGCACCAAGAACAAGATGAACTTCCTGTTTGCCAACCTCAAAGACAGGGACTTCCTGGTCCAACGTATTTCTGACTTCCTGCAGCGAACCCCAGACAGCTCGTGGGGTGACACCAACCCGCTGTCTCAGATTAGTCACTCG GCGTCCTCCTCCGTACCCCCATCTTCTTCTCCAGGTTCTGAGTCCGTTCAGAAGGCACGCCATTATCACCCTGGCCTACCCACAGCCATCCAGGGTCTCCTGCAGCTCTACCACCGAGACGACCCAGAGGACCTGGGACCCAAAGCC ATGAGGGAGAAGATGAAGGAGGAGTCATGGAACATCCATTTCTTAGAGTTTGGTCGAGGCGTCTGCATGTACCGGACTTCCAGAACCAGAGAACTGGTCCTCAATGGGATCCCAGAGCGCCTGAGAGGGGAGCTGTGGCTGCTGTTCTCTG GAGCGCAAAACGAGATGGCAACCCACCCTGGTTACTATGGTGAACTGGTGGAACAGGCCATGGGGCTATGCTCATTAGCTACTGAGGAGATTGAGCGCGACCTTCACCGCTCGATGCCTGAACACCGAGCCTTCCAGAATGAGATGGGCATTGCCGCCCTGCGCCGCGTCCTCACCGCATACGCCCACCGCAACCCGGGCATCGGATATTGCCAG GCAATGAACATCGTCACCTCTGTCCTGCTGCTCTACTGCACCGAGGAAGAGGCCTTCTGGCTGCTGGTGGCGCTGTGTGAGCGTATGCTGCCCGACTACTACAACACCCGAGTTGTAG GGGCGCTGGTGGATCAGGGGGTGTTTGAGGAGCTGACCCGGTCCTTCCTCCCCCTGCTCTATGAACACATGCAGGAGCTGGGGGTCATCTCCACCATCAGCCTGTCCTGGTTCCTCACCCTCTTCCTGTCTGTGATGCCCTTCGACAGCGCCGTCCTGTTGGTCGACTGCTTCTTCTATGAGGGCATCAAGGTCATCTTTCAG GTGGCGCTGGCTGTCCTCCATGACAACATGGATGCCCTGCTCTCCTGTAGCGACGAGGGAGAGGCCATGACCATCCTGGGCAG GTACCTGGATAATGTGGTCAATAAACAGACGGTGGCTCCGCCCATCCCTCACCCGCACGCCCAGCTGACAAGTGGAGACGAGCCGTCGCCTGAAATCGATGTCTTTGACCTCATAAAGTCATCGTACGAG AAGTTTGGCAGTCTGCGCTCTGATGTCATTGAGCAGATGAGGTTCAagcagaggttaaaggtcatcCAGTCCCTGGAGGACACTGCCAAGAGAAGTGTG gTGAGAGCGATGATGACGGAGTCAGCCTTCAGTATTGAAGAGCTGGAGGAGCTCTACTGTCTGTTCAAG TCCAAACACATGACCAGCTGTTACTGGGGTTCCAGCAGCTCTGCCGCTGAGCGTCACGATCCCAGCCTGCCGTACTTGGAGCAGTACCGCATCGACCCGCTTCAGTTCCGTCAGCTCTTCGTCTCGCTCGCTCCCTGGGTCTGCGGAGGGCACAACCCAACCCTGTCGGCCCGCCTCTTCAGGCTGCTGGACCAGAACCAGGATGGGCTAGTCAACTTTAAAGAGTTCATCACCGGACTGA GTGGGATGTATCACGGGGACATGACGGAAAAACTGAAGCTACTGTACAAGCTCCACCTACCTCCAG ctCTGTGTCCAGAGGAGGCGGAGTCTGCTCTAGAGGCCACGCAGTTCTTCACCGAGGAGGAACCtcgag CTTCCTACTTCTCTGATCAGAATGCATTGCGGCAGCAGGAAGTGACACCAG GTGAGGAGCCAAAAGATGGAGACAGTGAGGAGAAAAAAG AGGTGAAGGACTACAGGTACTACCTGAGGATGTGGGCCAAGGAGAAGGAGACCAAGAGAGAGACCATCAAAGACCTGCCGAGGATGAACCAG GAGCAGTTCATTGAGTTGTGTAAAACTCTGTACAACATGTTCAGCGAGGAGGCTCTTGAGCAGCAGCTCTATCACGCCATCGCCACGGTTGCCAGTTTGCTACTGCGCATCGGTGAAGTGGGCAAGAAGTTCAACAACGGCACCAAGAAGCGCGAGACCACGCCACAGACCTCGCTCTCTGCTCAGACGTTGCCCCACAGCCCtcagggggaggaggaggggcctGGTCACGGGGCGTCTGGTGAGTCCGAAGTGTGCCGAGCTCTGGCTGACGCCCAGCTGGAGGTGGTGGCGCCTCAGATGTCCGACGAGGAAACAAAAGATGATGCGTCAGTGTCTTCATATTCGGTGGTGAGTGCCGGCTCGCTGCAGTGCGAGGATATCGCTGAGGACACGGTGCTGATCAGGGGCGGCGAGCAGAGGCAGGGTAGCGTGTTGGATACGGATTGGTCGATCACCTTTGAGCAGGTGTTGGCTTCGATGCTGACAGAGCCGCCGCTTGTCGACTACTTTGAAAGGAAGAGGGACATCCAGGCCAAAATGGCCGCCTGCAAGGCTCAGCGGGCAGTGGAGCGCCAGATAAGCTCCGCCTCCGACCATGAACTCACGCGGCATTCTACCTGA